Proteins encoded within one genomic window of Candidatus Syntrophocurvum alkaliphilum:
- the hisS gene encoding histidine--tRNA ligase, protein MKIQAPRGTYDILPEESWKWQYVEQVIKETAELFGYKEVRTPIFEHTELFERGVGESTDIVAKEMYTFTDKAERSITLRPEGTASCVRSFVENRLFGGVLPIKWYYFGPMFRYDRPQTGRYRQFYQFGVEAFGSDSPLLDVEIILLLVEILTKLELTDYELHINSVGCLECRTVYRQKLIDYITPISKKLCKDCNSRYDNNPLRVLDCKNDTCKQAIEGFPILYNSLCNNCTNHYQSVLSVLKDNEISFVHDDNLVRGLDYYTNTAFEVHLKSIGAQSAIGGGGRYDNLVAQCGGPDTPGIGFAIGMERLLLALDDKVNLNKDSLDTFVVVMDKSFELYATNLLNKLRRENIKADIDYNNRSAKAQMKYAHKLGAKTTIFIGEEEIKTEKFTIRNMKTKDQVQANISELISTVKNIIS, encoded by the coding sequence ATGAAAATACAAGCTCCTAGAGGTACATATGATATTTTACCTGAAGAATCCTGGAAATGGCAGTACGTTGAGCAAGTTATTAAGGAAACTGCTGAATTATTTGGCTACAAAGAAGTAAGAACACCTATATTTGAGCACACTGAATTATTTGAACGTGGGGTAGGAGAGAGTACAGATATAGTTGCTAAAGAGATGTATACATTTACAGATAAAGCTGAACGAAGTATAACCCTACGCCCAGAAGGAACAGCTTCATGTGTTCGTTCGTTCGTTGAAAATCGCTTATTCGGTGGGGTTTTACCTATAAAATGGTATTATTTTGGCCCAATGTTTCGTTATGACAGACCACAAACAGGGAGATATAGGCAATTTTATCAATTTGGTGTAGAGGCATTTGGAAGTGATAGTCCGTTACTAGATGTTGAGATAATATTACTTCTTGTAGAAATTTTAACTAAATTAGAGCTTACTGATTATGAATTACACATTAATTCGGTAGGATGTCTAGAATGTCGAACAGTATATCGTCAAAAGCTGATAGATTACATTACACCTATAAGCAAAAAGCTTTGTAAAGACTGTAATAGTAGATATGACAATAACCCATTACGAGTGCTTGATTGTAAAAATGACACTTGTAAGCAAGCAATAGAAGGCTTTCCTATTTTATATAATAGTTTGTGTAATAATTGTACTAATCATTATCAAAGTGTTTTAAGTGTACTTAAGGATAATGAAATATCTTTTGTGCACGATGATAACCTTGTACGTGGCTTAGATTACTATACCAATACTGCATTTGAAGTACATTTAAAAAGTATAGGGGCTCAAAGTGCTATTGGTGGTGGCGGCAGATACGATAATTTAGTAGCACAATGTGGTGGCCCAGACACCCCTGGAATAGGATTTGCAATTGGTATGGAAAGATTATTGCTTGCATTAGATGATAAAGTCAATTTAAATAAAGATAGTTTAGACACATTTGTAGTGGTTATGGATAAATCTTTTGAGTTATATGCAACAAACTTATTAAATAAATTAAGGCGTGAAAATATAAAGGCTGATATAGATTATAACAATCGTAGTGCCAAAGCTCAGATGAAATATGCCCATAAATTAGGTGCTAAAACCACTATTTTTATAGGAGAAGAAGAAATAAAAACAGAAAAATTTACAATTAGAAACATGAAGACTAAAGATCAAGTTCAAGCAAACATTAGTGAATTAATATCAACAGTAAAAAACATTATTAGCTAG
- the aspS gene encoding aspartate--tRNA ligase, with translation MKRTHNATDIDVSNIEQEVILSGWVDTRRDHGGLIFIDLRDRSGIIQIVFSPDVNLEAFHLAEQVRGEYVVAVRGKVSKRPQDTENPSLKTGEVEVYVEEMELLNAAKTPPFYIEDNVEVDELLKLKYRYLDLRRPEMQNNLMLRHRVIKTMRDYLDNKGFAEIETPILTKSTPEGARDYLVPSRVNAGEFFALPQSPQIFKQILMVAGTERYFQIARCFRDEDLRADRQPEFTQLDMEMSFIDEEDIFTIVEEMMAKIFEEGTNQEIKTPFPRITYNEAITKYGSDRPDLRFGLEILDLTELVQDVEFKVFASAIKSGGVVRALNAKKCGSFSRKEIDDLTNIAIENGAKGMAWIVVGENELKSPIIKFFEEEKLQSILKELEAEPGDLLLFSADSEDIVAKVLGVIRLELAKRLDIIDNNKLSFAWITDFPLVEYDAEEKRYVAVHHPFTAPKVNDIEEMINNPDSIKARAYDLVLNGIEIGGGSIRIHKRDWQEKMFALLGLTPEESQEKFGFMLEAFEYGTPPHGGIAFGIDRLLMLMAKRDSIRDVIAFPKTQKATCPMTEAPSNVNSKQLRELSIKLREQ, from the coding sequence ATGAAAAGGACTCATAATGCAACAGATATTGATGTTAGTAATATTGAACAGGAAGTAATACTTAGTGGATGGGTTGATACCAGGAGAGATCATGGTGGTCTTATATTTATAGATTTACGTGACCGCTCAGGTATTATTCAAATTGTTTTTAGTCCAGATGTAAATCTAGAGGCATTTCACTTAGCAGAACAAGTAAGAGGAGAATATGTTGTTGCAGTAAGAGGAAAAGTTTCTAAGCGCCCTCAAGATACTGAAAACCCAAGCTTAAAGACAGGTGAAGTAGAGGTTTATGTAGAGGAAATGGAATTATTAAATGCTGCTAAAACCCCACCCTTTTACATAGAAGACAATGTGGAAGTTGATGAATTACTTAAGTTAAAGTATAGATATCTAGATTTAAGAAGACCAGAGATGCAAAACAATTTAATGCTAAGACATCGTGTAATTAAAACCATGAGAGACTATCTTGACAATAAGGGTTTTGCCGAAATAGAAACACCCATTTTAACTAAAAGCACTCCTGAAGGTGCTAGAGATTATCTAGTTCCAAGTAGAGTAAATGCAGGTGAATTTTTTGCTCTTCCACAATCCCCTCAAATTTTTAAGCAAATTTTAATGGTTGCAGGTACTGAGAGGTACTTTCAAATAGCAAGATGTTTTAGAGATGAAGATTTAAGAGCTGATAGACAGCCTGAATTTACTCAACTAGATATGGAAATGTCTTTTATTGATGAAGAAGATATATTTACAATAGTTGAAGAAATGATGGCAAAGATTTTTGAAGAAGGTACTAATCAAGAAATTAAAACTCCATTTCCAAGAATAACTTATAATGAAGCTATCACCAAATATGGTTCAGATAGGCCTGATCTTAGATTTGGACTAGAAATTTTAGATTTAACAGAATTAGTTCAAGATGTAGAATTTAAAGTGTTTGCTAGTGCTATAAAATCTGGAGGAGTAGTAAGAGCACTAAATGCTAAGAAATGTGGTTCATTTTCTAGAAAAGAAATTGATGATTTGACAAACATAGCAATAGAAAATGGTGCTAAAGGAATGGCTTGGATAGTTGTAGGTGAAAATGAACTAAAATCTCCTATAATAAAGTTTTTTGAAGAAGAAAAATTACAGTCTATTCTTAAGGAATTAGAAGCAGAGCCAGGAGATTTACTATTATTCAGTGCGGATTCTGAAGATATTGTTGCTAAGGTTTTAGGTGTGATTAGGTTAGAGCTTGCAAAGAGATTAGATATAATTGATAATAATAAACTTTCTTTTGCATGGATCACGGATTTCCCATTAGTGGAATATGATGCAGAAGAAAAAAGATATGTAGCAGTTCATCACCCATTTACTGCTCCAAAAGTCAATGATATTGAAGAAATGATAAATAACCCAGATAGTATTAAAGCAAGAGCTTATGATTTAGTATTAAATGGAATTGAAATTGGTGGAGGAAGTATAAGGATTCACAAACGAGATTGGCAGGAAAAAATGTTTGCACTTTTAGGGTTAACCCCTGAAGAGTCCCAAGAAAAATTTGGTTTTATGCTTGAGGCTTTCGAATATGGAACACCTCCACACGGAGGAATAGCTTTTGGTATAGATAGGTTGTTGATGCTTATGGCAAAACGTGATAGCATTCGTG